The genome window AAAAGCAACCTTTTCGCGGTTACTTAGAGCCAAAACAAACCATGTACTGCAGGTGAATTACTTTAAGAAAGATAAGAAGCTAACCATGGATATGATCAAACTAAATAATTAACTGTAACTGCTTATAGTTGACGTCTAATAGTTAATATTCCAATAGTTATATTTTTTTGATACTCCTGGTAGCCTTGTGTTGCCAGGAGTATTTTTGCTAATAGGCCCTCATCTTGCCGCATGAGCAGGCACAGTTGGCATCGTTAATGCCAAAGCTCTTTAAAAAATATTGGTAAAACGCAATCCTGTCATTCATGCTGAATATGTTTTCGCCTTTGTTGCATTCAACTTCGCCATTTATAATGTTTATGGTCATACCGAATCCCGGCGTACGGTTTGCCGCTTTATCGGTGGAATTGGGCTGCCATTTACCTATCATAACATCATGTGCAGATGGTTTGGCGGTTTGCGGCGTCATCCAAAAATAGATGGCTGTTTTAAAGGCTACAACAGGGTCGGTCTCAACCAGGTTAGGATTATTGAGCAAGATTTTTTTATCGCCAAAAATACAGTCAGACGCATAACCATAGTTACCATTGTAACTTAGCTGTAAGGGCCCCCGGCCGTAGTACTTTTTGCCTGGAGCGGCAGGGTAGGTGTCATTATCGGATATATAAGGCAGCGAGGTATTCGCTTCGTGTACGTACATTAAGCCATCGTTGTATTTGCCGTTTTCACCATGCCGGGTTTCGTGTGCTACGTTTGCAAAAAAAGCAGCAAGTTCCTTTTTATTAGTATGCAAATCTTTTTCGCTGCAAAAGTTTCCGTAGTCAATAACATAACTGCTGTCGGGTTTCTTTTTGGCCCATTCTTCATTCCAGTCTTCATCCTGCCTGATAAGATCTGTCTTTCCGGTACGTTTATCTGTGCGGATAAATTGATAAATGGAAACGCCCCTCCTGGTTATTTTAATACTTATCTGGCTCATTTCCTTTAAGGCTTTAATAAATGATGCGTAAGTGTAAAATTTATCCCGCTGCGGGAATAATGCATTAAATTGCGATTCGCTTAAAAAACTTGTTACCTGCATTTTTTGGGTTTGCGTATTGATGACAGCAGCTTTGTTATTTGTGCCTACGCATTTTAAACTTAACAATGGTATGGCAGCAATTAAAAAGAGAGGGATTATAAAGAGGGGCTTTTTCACTTTGGTTTTGTTTTTCGGAAATTATGATCAAAATTAGCGGCATTCACAAATTGATAACAAATTTGAGAATTAATTTATATAACGTTTAAAATTAACTACTGTTTCTGTTTAGTAAAGTTTGTAACCTTTTACGTTTAAAACAGTACATACAAAATCAAAAGCATAAATTCGACTTTTGACAGCTGAAATTATTAAATGAAGATATACACTAAAACAGGCGATAAAGGATTCACATCACTAATTGGCGGCACACGTGTTGCCAAGCATCACATCCGTATTGAAAGTTATGGGACTGTTGACGAACTAAATTCATTCATAGGACTGATAGCAGACCAGGATATCGCTTCACATGATAAAGAAATATTAAAACAAATACAGGACCGGCTGTTTACCATAGGGTCATCACTGGCTGCAGATCCCGAAAAATCAAGAATGGTAATACCTGATCTTAATTTGACCGATATTGAATTGCTGGAACAGGAAATGGATAGTATGAATGAACAATTACCTGAACTAAGACATTTTATTTTGCCGGGAGGCAGCAGCACCATCTCCTATTGTCATATAGCGCGGTGTGTGTGCCGGCGTGCAGAAAGGATTACCGTACACCTTGCAGAAGAGAGTGCTGTAGATGAAAAAGTAAATGTCTATTTAAACAGGCTGAGTGATTACCTATTCATCCTGGCAAGGAAGATCGGTCATGAAAAACAGATTCCCGAAAATAAATGGATTCCGAGAATTAATGGTTCGCAGCCTTAACCCCGGTCATTTAATTGCCGGTTTTTTAATTAACTATGGTCCATCAACCGCCAACTGCAATTAAATGCAAAAAAATGTTGATAATCGAATAAAAAATATTATACTTTTGCGAAAAAGTAAATTTACCGAACAAAAAATAAAATAAAAGAGAATATGTATTGGACACTTGAACTGGCATCGCACCTTGAAGATGCACCCTGGCCTGCAACCAAAGATGAATTGATTGACTATGCCATCCGTTCCGGAGCGCCTGTTGAGGTTATTGAAAACCTGCAAGCATTGGAGGATGATGGTGAGCCTTACGAGAATATTGAAGAGATATGGCCTGATTACCCTACAAAGGATGACTTCTTTTTTAACGAAGACGAGTATTAGGCTACTCAAAATCAACAAAAAACCTTGCTTTGCGAGGTTTTTTCGTTTTTAGCACTTTTTGGAATGGTTTTAGTAAAGAGATAAAATTATCAACTAAAACTTTGCAACCATGAGAAGCTTACTTTATTTAATCGCAGTTATCCTTGTAATAGGATGGGTATTAGGATTTTTTGTTTACAATACAGGAGGTCTGATTCACATACTTTTAGTAATAGCTGTAGTTGCCCTTCTGTTGGGAATCATCAGGAGAGCATAGTTTTCAAGTCCCTTTATAACGGTCATAGTCCATAGTTTGAATCAAATCAACTATCGGCTATGGCCCATGGACTAACGGCTTTTTAATATCATTTCTGCGATAGCAATATCCTCCGGAAAAGTGATTTTAATGTTTTGGTAACTTCCTTCAACCAGGTTTATTTTTAAGCCTGTCTCCTCAACAACACTGGCATCATCAGTAAATTTTGTACTAAAAGATTGTAAGTAAGCATTTTTAATTTGCTCCGATTTGAATGTTTGCGGCGTTTGTACCAGGTAAACATCGTCGCGGATCAGGCTTTTCGAAATTCCATTTTCATGTAATCTTACCGAATCCCTGCTTTTAATGGCTGTAACGGCGTTTCCATGCTCAGCGGCATGGAAGTATGATTTTTCAATAATGTCCTTGCTAATCAAAGGTCTTACAGCATCGTGAACAGCAATGAGGGTGTTGGTGTTGTCTGGTATAATTTCCAGCCCATTTTTTACCGAATGGAATCGGGTTGCACCTCCGGTCACCAATTGGTGTGGCGTTTTGAAATTATAAGTTGTACAAAGCTGCTCCCAATACGAGTGATAATCAGCAGGAAGTACCAGGATAATAGCGGGAGTAAAAGCTGTTGAATAAAATGCATCAATGGTATGCATTAATACGGGTTTGCCGTCGAGCAACAAAAATTGTTTTGGTATGGCCGACTGCATGCGTGTTCCCGACCCTCCGGCAACTATTATAGCATACGCGGATTCGGTATGCGGGGGGTGTGATGTGGGTATTGCTGTAGCCATTATGATCAAAGCTATAAATCAATCTCAAAAAAGCAAAAATGAAAAGACCCCTTTAAGTTTAAAGAGGTCTTTCTATATCTCATAAATCTGAAGTAAAAATTCAGAATTTTGAAATTAAATGATCAGCATGGCATCGCCATAGCTATAAAAACGATATTTTTCTTTTACTGCAACCTCGTAGGCATTCATCACATTTTCATAACCACCAAAAGCCGATACCATCATTAATAACGTGGATTCAGGCGTATGAAAGTTAGTGATCATTGAGTTAGCAATGCTAAAGTCGTAGGGTGGAAAAATAAATTTGCTAGTCCAGTCGTTCGCTGGTTTCAATGTTTTATTTGCGGATACTGCTGATTCGATAGTGCGCATAGATGTTGTGCCAACTGCACAGATCCGGCTCTTTCGTTCAATGCCTCTGTTTACTATGTTTGCCTGTTTTTCTTCTATGATAAATTGTTCCGAATCCATTTTGTGCTTGGTAAGGTCTTCAACCTCAACCGGACGGAAAGTTCCCAAACCAACGTGAAGGGTTACTTCGGCAAATTCAACACCCTTAAGCTCCAGGCGCTTCATTAACTCGCGGCTAAAGTGCAAACCTGCAGTAGGAGCTGCAACAGCACCTTCGTGTTTTGCAAAAATAGTTTGGTAACGCTCTTTATCCTCTGTGGTAGCTTTACGTTTAATATATTTGGGAAGTGGCGTTTCGCCTAATATCTCAACATTCTTACGAAATTCTTCGTCAGTTCCGTCGAATAAAAATCGTATAGTGCGGCCACGTGAAGTGGTGTTATCAACAACTTCAGCAATTAAAAGATCGTCGTCGCCGAAATAAAGTTTGTTACCAACTCGGATCTTACGGGCCGGGTCAACCAAAACATCCCACAAACGCAATTCTTTATTTAATTCGCGTAATAAAAAAACTTCAATTGTTGCGCCGGTCTTTTCTTTATTACCGTACATGCGCGCAGGAAATACCTTGGTGTTATTAAGGATCATTACATCCTTGTCATCAAAATAATCCAACACATCTTTGAATATTTTGTGCTCAATTTTGCCTGAATCGCGGTGTAATACCATTAATCGGGCTTCATCTCGTATCCCGGCGGGGGTATGGGCAATTAAAGATTCGGGCAGGTTGAATTTAAATTGAGATAATTTCATGTTAAAAGATATGAATTTTCAAGGGCGCAAATGTACGAATTATATTTAACTTTTTTTTGAATGAAACTATATAACCTTGAATTGACCAAATATGTTTTTTTGATTACAAATATTCTGTTACAACCCTGGCGAATAGTGTGCTAATTGGTTGTATTAAATATCGGTTTTAAAAACAATAAATGTTGTAACTTAATTGAAATATTACAGTCTTAATTTAAATACGCAATTATTAAGGATGATAGTCGGCCAGCTGGCCTGTAAATCTTTAGATGCCGGTGTAATCAAAATACTCATATGATATTTTTAAAACTTTTCAGGGAAAGCTTTTTATTCGCGTACGATGCATTACGGCAAAATAAGCTGCGTACTTTTCTGTCGTTACTTGGTGTCACCATTGGTATCTTTACAATTATTTCTGTTTTTTCGGCGGTTGATACGTTAAAGAATAATCTGCAAAAAAGTGTAAATAAACTCGGCAGTAACAGTATCTACATCCAAAAATGGCCCTGGGTAAATAATGAAGATTCACCGTGGTGGAAATACCTGCAGCGGCCTACTCCAAAGTTGCGTGAGTTTGATGATCTGCAAAGGCGCAGTCAAACCGCGCTGGCTGTTTCATACGAGATTAGTATTGATAACCGGATAGTAAAGTATCAAAGCAATACTGTTGATGGTGCTCAAATTGATGCTACAACACATGACCATGATAAAACCTGGAATTTTGACTTTGAAGACGGACGATACTTTACGGAGATGGAATCGCGCGCGGGCAGCCCTGTTACTGTAATTGGCCACGATATAGCAGCCAACCTTTTTCCTGATGGCGGGGCCGTTGGCAAGCAAATAAAAATAATGGGGCGTAACGTTACGGTAATAGGTGTTTTTAAAAAGGAAGGGAATGACATTTTAGGAATATCTGACGATAAAGAAATTTTACTTCCGCTGAATTTTGCAAAAAATGTTATTGACGTTCAAAATGCAAACTACAACCCGCAGATTGTGGTGCGCGGAAAAGCAGGCATTACAGATATTGAAGTTGAAAGTGAGGTTAGGGGGCTGATGCGTTCAATAAGGCGTTTGGGCCCCGGAATAGAAGACAACTTTGCATTAAACAAAACTACCATACTTTCTAACCAGCTTGATATCGTTTTCGGCGTATTAAAAAAGGTGGGTTTTGTTATTGGTCTTTTTTCAATTTTGGTTGGCGGCTTTGGGATCGCTAACATTATGTTTGTATCTGTTAAGGAGCGTACCAATATAATTGGTATTCAAAAATCACTGGGCGCAAAAAATTATTTCATCTTGCTGCAGTTTTTGATCGAATCAGTTGTATTATGTTTAATGGGAGGGATAATTGGTCTCAGTATGGTTTTCGGCGCAACTGCAGCCGTAAAGGCCGCAGCAGATATACAGGTGGTGCTCGATATGTCAAATATCATTTTTGGTGTCAGTCTTTCAATCGGTATCGGAATAATATCAGGTATAATTCCTGCCTATTTTGCTGCCAGGCTTGATCCTGTTGAAGCAATAAGGTCCAACTAAGGTGTTAAGTTGTCCGGGAGATTAAAAATGGGAGTGTTATAACTATAGTTGCTTTTTTTTGACTTAATCAATTACTTCGGGACAATTCAGACAATCAATTATGGTTGGTCAGCTAATCGTTCTGCCGGGACATAATGTCCAGCTATCTTTTCAAACAAAGTATCTGGCACAAAAGGCTTGGTTAAATAGTTGCACATGCCAGCCGCCAGGGCCTTGTTATGCGTCTCGGGCATAGCGTCAGCGGTTAGGGCGATAACAGGAATGTCGGGGTTTGTTCTTCTTATTATACGGGTTGTTTGAAATCCATCCATATCCGGCATTTGAAGGTCCATTATAATCAGATCGTAGCTATTGCTTTTTACCATTTCAATAGCTATTTCTCCGCTGATGGCTTCATCTACTTCCACATCCCATTTCTTCAGGAATTTGGAGGCGATCATTAAATTCATCTTATTGTCATCAACAACAAGTACACGCATGCCCGGTAAGCTGCGGTCAATGTTTGTTTTGGCGGTAGGAGTTAGATCGCCGTGTTTTATTTGTTTAGCTATATTAAAAGAAATTGAAAATGAGAATTTCGTTCCTTTTCCAGGTTCGCTGAAAACTGAAATATCACTTTGATGAAGTTCAATCAGGCGTTTAGTAATTGCGAGCCCCAAACCGGTGCCACCATAGTCATTATCATGATTTTGCGATTCCTGCATAAACGGATCAAATATGAGTGCCAGGTTTTGTGGAGAGATGCCTATACCTGTATCTGAAACGGTAAATTTTATAGTTGTCTGCTTATCATCCGTTGTTTCTTTATTTAGGTGAATACTAACTTTCCCTTCATGCGTAAACTTAATAGCATTACTTAAAAGGTTGTTTATTACCTGGCCGAGCCTGATCTGGTCGCCAATTAAATATTCAGGAATAGCGGGATCAACGAAAAGGTCGATTTCAAGATCTTTTTCAATAGCCCTGGAATAGAAAGTCTGTTTTATTTTTTGAGCAAGCGTTACAATGTTAAACGGCAAGGTATTGAGTGCCAGTTTTCCGGCTTCAATTTTGTTATAATCTAAAATGTCATTTATAATTGCTAATAAATTCTCACCCGAGAATTTTAAAATATTTAAATACTCAAGTTGCTCCGGCGACGGGTCCTCGCTCAGCAGCAGGTTAGTTGTTCCGATAACCGCATTCATTGGTGTTCGGATCTCGTGACTCATAATGGATAAAAACTCCGATTTAAAATGTGACGACTTTTCCGCTTCCTCCTTTGCCGAGATTAAAGCCTGTGTTGCCCTTTGTCTTAAAGTTATATCTTCACCAATACTCGTAACTTCTCTTATATTTCCGTTTTCATCATAGCTCACTGTATTTTGCCAACTAATATTGCGTTGCTCTCCATTTCGGCATATCACCGAACTAATGTATTGAGCCTCAAATGAACCGTTAATGAACCATCTGGATAAACCGTGTCTTTGATCTTCCGGTAAGAATTTTTCTAACCAGTTTAAGCCCAATATTTCATTTTGTTCATAACCAAGAATATGCGCCATAAACTTATTACAGAAAATCAGGTTGCCGTCTTTATCAACTGATATAGCAGGTAATTTAATGGTTTCCAATACCAGTTTATATTTATTTTCAGTTCTTAAGTAATCTATTTCCGCCTGTTTCCTGTCTGTTATGTCCTGTATGGTACCAATAACTTTCCGAACAGCCCCATCGTCTCTGCGCAATAATTTTCCTACTATGATGCTTAGGTACTTAACGTGTCCTCCCGGTGTAATTATCCTGTACTCGTACGATGTATTGGTAATGTTTGAAATGTCTTTTAAGTGCTGCTTTAGGATATGCCTGTCATTTGGATGTGCGTACTTCATCAATAATTTGACAATACTGTTTTCAGCAACTGCTTTCGGTCCAATTTCAAAAATGTTGCTGATCTCGTCGCTCCAGGTAAGGTTATTTAAAGCAATGTCCCAATTCCAGTTTCCTATTTTAGCGATAGTTTGCGCTTCAACCAATTCAGTTTGGCTAACCTTTATTTTCTTTGCTGATAGCTTAGTTTCGCTTACATCCTGTAAAATGCCACTTATGCGTTTAATATTTCCTGCACTATCTTTTAGCAACTTGCCCTTTAATACGCTTATATATTTGGTTTTGCCTGTTGGCGTGATAACTTTGTGTTCAAATTCACTGTGGCCGATATCATGAATGTTTGAAAAATAAACATAAGCCCTTTTGCGGTCATCCGGGTGGATCAGGTTTAAATAATAGTCAAACTTTTCAACGTTTTTAGGAATACTATCTACCTCCAGTATGCTGTAAAGGCTTTCGGATAAAAATGTTTCCCTTGTTGAAACGTCAAAATACCAGTTGCCAATTTTTGCAATTGATTGTGCTTCAAGCAATAAATTTTCATTTTCTTTAAGGGCGTCTGCATATTTTTTTTGTTCAGATATATCAGTAACAGACGCGGAGATACGTGAAGTGTAATTCCCGCTTTGGTCGTACACCGGCCCCAGTTTGGCCACAAACCATTGTCCTGTCCCAAAGTCAGATTGATAAGTTATTGAAACTGGCTCATGATGTTTAATCACATGATCCATAGCGTCGTCGAATTTTTGCGCCTTTTCATTACCCAAAACTTCGCTCAGGCGTTTCCCGATGCATGTTTCAGGATTAATAGCCCTGCCGTCCATGCGGCTAAACCAGGTGTTTAAACAAATTTTATTTTCATCAAATTCAAAAATTACGTCATTTAACGAGTTAATAAGAGCATCGAGTTTTTTTTCGCTTTGTCGCAGTTGCTCATCATTAATTAGCAGGCTCCGGTTTAAATCAATAACATTGCTCATCGCATTGTTAAAACGAAGCTTATTAGCTGTCTTTATTAAAAAAGAAACATAAGTTATACACGTGAACGTAAGCATTAAAACGATAAGAACGGCGACAGAGATGGAAACCTTTGAAGCAATTGAGTAGGCAATGATCATTGCTATTAAATTAAATATACTCAAACCGGCAAATTCCCATCTTTTTCTGCAAAACAGCGTGAGGGGTATAAAAATCATTATTGAATTAAAGAGGTAAACATGCTCAAATCCGTTTTTGCTCAATAAGTAGTTGTTTATTGTTAAAAAAGATATTATAGCGAGGTACTGACTTGCTGCGCTTAAAAATTTACCGGGGTAAAATAAAAACACAAGGGTAGCCAAGCAAAGGCCACTACTGATCAAACGCAGCCACAAAGGATCAAATGAGTTATAAAAACACAGGTAATGAAGTGCAGGGCCAGCAATAGACAAACCAATGAGCAATGGTGCGGAGATTGTACTATCACTTTGTAAAAGTAATAGAAGCCTGTTTTTTAATGATATACCGGACGTGTTTTTCAAATCAATTTATAATGAGGTGAGGTAAAATAACAAGCTTTAGGAAATGATATGGCATGAAAATTTTACAAATTGTCAATCATCTTAAGGGTTATTAATACGCAGATTTCGTTACATTTGTTGCAAATAAAATATTTTCCTATGTCGGAGACAGCACAATTAAAAATTGGCGATAAAACTTATGATCTTCCCGTAATTGAGGGTACCGAAGGTGAAAAAGCTATTGATATTTCAAAATTAAGGGATCAATCCGGATATGTAACATTTGATACCGGCTACAAAAACACAGGCGCAACCAAAAGCGCAATTACTTTTTTAGATGGCGAACTTGGGATTTTGAAATACCGTGGATACCCAATTGAAGAACTTGCTGAAAAATCAAGTTTTATTGAAGTTGCCTATTTACTTATCCATGGTGAGCTGCCTACTGAGAAAGAACTTGCAAATTTTCAGTATGAAATAAGCCGGCACACTTTGGTACACGAGGATATGAAAAAGTTTTTTGATGGTTTTCCGTCAAAAGCTCATCCTATGGGACAGCTGTCTTCGCTGGTTTGTGCGTTGTCTGCATTTTATCCGGAGTCATTAAAATCTTTGCAGACGGAAGAAGAGCTTCATTTGAGCATTATAAAAATGCTTGCTAAAATGGCCACTGTTGTTTCCTGGATTTACAAAAAATCCTTAGGACACCCGCTGATCTACCCACAGAATAAATATGACTATGTAACCAATTTCCTGTATATGACCTTCGGGCAGCGTACAGAGCAAATTGAAATAGATCCGGTTATAGTTAGCGCAATGAATACATTGCTTATACTGCATGCTGATCATGAGCAGAACTGTTCAACATCAACGGTTCGCATTGTGGGTTCATCAGAATCAAACATCTATGCTTCAGTTTCTGCCGGAATCTCTGCCTTGTGGGGCCCGCTGCATGGCGGCGCAAACCAGGCTGTAATTGAAATGCTTGAAAAGATAAAAGAGGATGGGGGCGATACCGACAAATGGATTGCAAAAGCAAAAGATAAAAATGACCCTTTCCGTTTAATGGGATTTGGTCACCGGGTTTATAAAAACTTCGATCCGCGTGCAAAGATCATTAAAAAAGCCTGTGACGATATTTTAGAAAAACTGGGTATTGACGACGAAGTGCTTGAGATAGCTAAGAAGCTGGAAGAGGTAGCGTTGAAAGACCCATATTTTGTTGAGCGTAAACTGTATCCAAATGTCGATTTTTATTCAGGTATTATTTACCGGGCTTTGGGTTTTCCTACTGATATGTTCACTGTATTGTTTGCATTGGGCCGCCTCCCAGGGTGGATTGCACAATGGAAAGAAATGAAAGAAAATAAAGAACCTATTGGCCGCCCACGCCAGATTTATGTAGGCGCTACAAACAGGGATTATGTGGATATAAAAAACAGGTAAACTCCTGTTATTTCGCAGAAGATGGTTCATCGTTCATTAAATTGAATTGTGAGCCATTTTTTTTGGGATATGGGCAGGTATTATTACGAGGGAATAATTGATTACGTTGAGGTATCACAAGCAAAAAGCCCGCTGGGTTTAACCATACGGGCCTTTATTAATCAAATCAACTTTCTTTATTGTTTTACCAAAGTGTAAGCAGCTTTAGTATCATCTGCATTTGGCGTAAAGGTAATTTTATATGTACCGGAAACAGGTACAGGGATATTATTATCGTCTGAAGATGATAACGTAACGCCATCAGCCCCGGTTTTCGGAATGCCATAGCTTGTTGCCCAATCGTGGCCTTTTCTAACTTTGATTGACCCGGTTGAAACTAATGGAAGCGTAACGGACCATAATCCGCTGCCATCGTTGGCAGATTTCATGTCAACATCATCACCGGCATTCCATCCTTTAGCCCCATCTCCAATAATGCTGTAATACGCTGTAAAGGGGGTAAAAGAAATGGTTTTAGCGTTAATATCGATCGTAACTGTATAAAAGCCCGGGGTGGCCGGAGCGTATAAGTTATTAGGTCCGCCAACCGCTACCGTGCTGGAGGTTGTATTTTGAGGATCGTTAGTAGCATATTTGTTATCATAGCTATTTTTACCCGGTACGATCAAAAATTGATTGTTGCCTGCAGTAAAGTTTAAAACACCGGTATAAATACCATTGCTCGTAGCAGACATCAAACTATCCTGATGACCAATATCCCATCCCTGGTACGCACCTACTGTGTACAAAAACGAGGTTAAATTAAATGGGGTAACTGTAAGCGTAAGCACATTTGAATAAACCGGTGGTGCACCGGCTCCTAACGAATGTTGAATGCGTACCTGTACCTGGGCGGTAACCCCACCTGCCAGGTTTAATTTTAATAATAGATTGTTAAAATCAGCAGTTGAATAACTTTGCTTTCCTTTTTTTGCAGCTATTACAGCTGTGGATGGTTTAGCCCAATTATCGCCCATCGCATCAATTTGCAGGGTATTAGTAACTGCGGCACTATAACCAAAATCCGGCTGGGTAAAACTAAAAGTCATCACTTTTGATGTATCGGTCAGTTTTGTTTTATCCAGTACTAAAGTAGTAGCTGAAGCCTGAAGCACTCCACTCTTTCCTGTATCGGCCACAACCTTAATCCCATCCTTTTTACAGGATGCAAGCATTAACAGCGCAATGCTGCTCAATGCAAAAAATTTTGTAAAAATCGATTTCATATTTCTTTTTCTAATTGGTTTTAAACAAAATACAAGTAAGGTGTTTTACCACACCTTACTTAATATTAAATGCTATTTATACCCTGGGTTTTGCACCAGTGTTGGGTTGTTAATTATATCGGTAGATGGGATAGGCATGATGTTCAGGTTTGATGAAACGGAAGTTCCGCCTTTAACACCACCTTTCCACTGCCATAAGTATGAATCGCCGGTGAACTTCCCAAAACGAATCAGGTCTGTTCTCCTTTGCATTTCAAAAAGTAACTCTCTGCCACGTTCGTTCAACATAAATGGAAGTGTTAACTCCCCTTGAGTAATATTGCCGGCCGTGCTTCCTGCATAAGCTCTTGTACGCACTTTATTAACATAGCTAAGGGCAGTAGCCGGGTCGCCGCCTGCACCGCCGCGTAAAACCGCTTCGGCGTAAATAAGGTAAACGTCAGCCAAACGAAACATTGGGAAATCCGTATCAGGGAAGTTTCCTGTCGCATCAGAACCTTTAACTCCGGCTGATGTCACATTCCTGAACTTTTGAATGGCATATCCATCCGTAAACGTATATTCATCATTGATGTCTAAATTTTGGCCATCTGTAAAAAATAGCGCCCTTTTGTCCGTATTGCCTGTTACATCGCTAAATAAAGACACATATTGAGGGGTGGTACGTAAACCAGCCCAGCCACCATTGATGCCAAATGCGGCAGGGTCCATTTTTC of Mucilaginibacter xinganensis contains these proteins:
- a CDS encoding citrate synthase, with protein sequence MSETAQLKIGDKTYDLPVIEGTEGEKAIDISKLRDQSGYVTFDTGYKNTGATKSAITFLDGELGILKYRGYPIEELAEKSSFIEVAYLLIHGELPTEKELANFQYEISRHTLVHEDMKKFFDGFPSKAHPMGQLSSLVCALSAFYPESLKSLQTEEELHLSIIKMLAKMATVVSWIYKKSLGHPLIYPQNKYDYVTNFLYMTFGQRTEQIEIDPVIVSAMNTLLILHADHEQNCSTSTVRIVGSSESNIYASVSAGISALWGPLHGGANQAVIEMLEKIKEDGGDTDKWIAKAKDKNDPFRLMGFGHRVYKNFDPRAKIIKKACDDILEKLGIDDEVLEIAKKLEEVALKDPYFVERKLYPNVDFYSGIIYRALGFPTDMFTVLFALGRLPGWIAQWKEMKENKEPIGRPRQIYVGATNRDYVDIKNR
- a CDS encoding SusE domain-containing protein, coding for MKSIFTKFFALSSIALLMLASCKKDGIKVVADTGKSGVLQASATTLVLDKTKLTDTSKVMTFSFTQPDFGYSAAVTNTLQIDAMGDNWAKPSTAVIAAKKGKQSYSTADFNNLLLKLNLAGGVTAQVQVRIQHSLGAGAPPVYSNVLTLTVTPFNLTSFLYTVGAYQGWDIGHQDSLMSATSNGIYTGVLNFTAGNNQFLIVPGKNSYDNKYATNDPQNTTSSTVAVGGPNNLYAPATPGFYTVTIDINAKTISFTPFTAYYSIIGDGAKGWNAGDDVDMKSANDGSGLWSVTLPLVSTGSIKVRKGHDWATSYGIPKTGADGVTLSSSDDNNIPVPVSGTYKITFTPNADDTKAAYTLVKQ